In one window of Mytilus galloprovincialis chromosome 6, xbMytGall1.hap1.1, whole genome shotgun sequence DNA:
- the LOC143078857 gene encoding uncharacterized protein LOC143078857, with amino-acid sequence MYVQFLMLLCVVSCIATTNQICSEYLSNSCFCVNDNAENIRCIFNTTDALQILNNSMMIETVMNLTKLDISGNNLSALPTSFFNGIHTIRELDLSENNFKNLPTFLPLEIGTNIKKLNVSSNHLTDIDDFTFSTLHLLEILDISYNELTEVKDNTFVNNRYLWCLNLSNNKLQSLSATTFNGLENSVRDLDISENNLSILHSETFMNLHDLKSLKLAYNQYTEKISNLLIPHHVVLLDLSYSGIQHINDCQVEGLIDLEYINLHGNPLTCSCHLSWLHQRLLHNQEMDSIHTIHSHEINDWTCKTTEGATINVTDLNIQCSGHYFLNPPEHCTKSKDPDTDFGEEKIIDKLKLKTEKEDDGVSVTWRSYNHSNFYGYDITIFNEDGNKIYHSPTLHQSATKYSAQSSELRNGKYQVCLNILQNETHSVGRVCNEISYLDLQIIVGILAGVIFLIPCIVALAYIICLDKKRFLLYDELSVSTEEKDKDKKTAEKSEKTKSKQNTAKWSKNQKDSLKVPTIKVFDYTKSDDHTLPAVRSTDRILPDDDVSIEPDGDSGSSAGIRIDIPSDNEEPGVANQGYTEDAAGGCDIKL; translated from the coding sequence ATGTATGTACAGTTTCTAATGTTGTTATGTGTTGTGTCCTGCATAGCAACAACCAATCAAATATGTTCTGAATATCTATCTAACAGCTGCTTCTGTGTAAATGACAATGCCGAAAATATTCGTTGCATCTTTAACACAACTGATGCATTACAAATCCTAAACAATTCTATGATGATAGAAACTGTGATGAATTTGACAAAATTAGATATCTCGGGAAACAATCTGAGTGCTCTGCCAACTTCTTTCTTTAATGGAATTCATACTATCCGTGAACTTGATCTCAGTGAAAACAACTTCAAAAATTTACCCACATTCCTTCCTCTAGAAATTGGCACGAACATTAAGAAATTGAACGTATCATCTAATCACCTTACAGATATagatgattttactttttctacaTTGCATCTACTAGAAATACTTGACATTTCTTACAACGAGCTAACAGAGGTTAAAgacaatacatttgtaaataacagGTATCTATGGTGTTTAAATCTGTCAAATAACAAACTGCAATCACTCTCAGCAACAACATTCAATGGACTGGAAAATTCTGTCCGAGACTTGGACATTAGTGAAAACAACCTATCCATCCTTCATTCGGAAACCTTCATGAACTTGCATGATCTGAAATCATTGAAGCTTGCATACAATCAGTACACCGAAAAAATCTCAAATCTGCTCATTCCACATCATGTTGTTCTACTAGATCTGAGTTATTCTGGAATACAGCATATAAATGACTGCCAGGTTGAGGGACTTATTGACCTTGAATATATAAATCTCCATGGTAACCCCTTAACCTGTTCTTGTCATTTGAGCTGGCTCCATCAACGTTTACTTCACAACCAGGAAATGGACAGTATCCATACAATTCATTCACATGAAATCAATGATTGGACATGTAAAACAACAGAGGGGGCTACAATCAATGTGACTGATCTTAACATTCAATGCTCAGGTCACTACTTCCTTAATCCACCAGAACACTGCACGAAATCAAAAGATCCAGATACTGATTTCGGGGAAGAGAAAATAATAGATAAGCTGAAATTAAAGACGGAAAAAGAAGATGATGGAGTTTCTGTTACATGGAGAAGTTACAACCATTCAAACTTTTATGGCTACGACATCACAATATTCAACGAAGACGGAAACAAAATTTACCATTCACCAACTCTCCATCAATCTGCAACAAAGTATTCAGCACAATCTTCTGAACTCAGAAATGGAAAATATCAAGTATGCCTTAACATACTTCAAAATGAAACACATAGCGTAGGTCGCGTTTGTAATGAAATTTCTTATTTAGACTTACAAATTATAGTAGGCATCTTAGCAGGTGTTATATTTTTAATTCCATGCATTGTTGCACTCGCATACATTATATGTTTAGATAAAAAAAGATTTCTATTATACGATGAATTGTCTGTGTCAACAGAAGAAAAGGACAAAGACAAAAAGACAgcagaaaaatcagaaaaaactAAGTCAAAACAAAATACTGCAAAATGGAGCAAAAACCAAAAAGATTCACTTAAAGTACCCACAATAAAAGTATTTGACTACACAAAAAGTGATGACCACACTCTTCCTGCAGTGAGAAGTACTGACCGAATTTTACCTGACGATGATGTCAGTATTGAACCTGATGGTGACTCAGGAAGTAGCGCTGGAATTCGTATTGATATTCCTAGTGATAACGAAGAACCGGGGGTTGCAAACCAAGGTTATACAGAAGACGCTGCTGGAGGATGTGACATTAAACTCTAG